GGGTACCTGGGACTGGTCGCCCACGTACTGGGTGCCGGTGAGCTGGCGATGGGCGCCGGGCTCGTTGCCGGTGACCCGCTCGGAGCGTTCCACGATCACCCCGGAGACCGGGCGGCCGGCGGAGGTGCGGGTCAGACCCACCTTGCGGGGGGAGGGGGTGGTGGTGCCGCACCAGGCGGTGCTCTGGTTGGCGGAGATGTACTCGGTGCCGGTGACGTTCTTGCAGGTGCCGGGCTCGTCGCCGGTGACCTTCTCGGAACGGCCCACTTCGTTGCCCGTCACCCGGTTGCCGTGGCTGGTGGCGCTGACCCGCACCTTGGCGGGCTGGAGGGGGGTGGGATCGCTCTGGCAGAAGGTGCGGAAGATCTCGGCGCCCAGGTATTCGGTGCCGGTGACCGGCCGGCAGGTGCTGGCCTCGTTGCCGGTGGTCTTGAGGGAGCGGTTGGCCTGGGTGCCGGTGACCACCTGGCCGCGGACCGTCTCGCTCACCCCCACCTTCCAGTGGGCATCGGCGGCGGCATCGATCTTGGCCTGGCCGCGACGCGGGCCGGTGGGGCGGGAGCCGCCGCTGCGGGAGCTGCCGGCGGAGCCCACCTTGCACTTGAGCTCCCGCACCTTCTGGGCCAGCTCGCGGCTGCTCATGTCCGGGTTGGATTGGCGGGCCACCGAGGCGGCGACGGAGCTGGTGGGGGCGCTGGCGGACTTGCCCCGTTTGGAGAGGGCTTCGCGGCGTGCCATGACGATGGCCCGGCTGGGGTTGTGCTGGGCGGTGCGCTTGGGGGTGCCGTTGCGGCGCTCCCCGGTGCGGGCGTTGCGGTTGGCCAGCGATGCCCCCAGGCCGGAGGACGCGGCGGCGGGTGCAGCGGTGGGGGCCGGGCTGGCGACCACGGCGGGGGTGGCGGGGGCGCTGGGCCTGGTGGCGCGCATCACCTCTTGGCGGGTGCGGTCGCTGGAGGTGTCGGCCCGCTTGCCGCGGCGGGAGAGGGCTTCACGGCGCTCCAGCACCAGGTTCCGGCTGGGGTTCGCCAACGGCTTGGCGTTGCTGCGATGGCCGGAGACCGATGTGGAGGACAGGGAGGTGGAAGCGCCCCGGCGCGGGGCGGCGCTGACGCGGGAGGGGGACGGGGCCGGGGCCGGCGTGGCCGGGGCGGGACTCACGGCCTCGGTGCGGCTGCGCTGGGCATCGGCGGCCGTGCGCACCCGTCCCGGGGAGGACATGAACTGGGCGGAGGCTTTCTTGCCGCCGTTGGTGAGGGCCTTGCGGCGCTCCAGAGCTGCTTCCCGACTGGTGGTTCTGGCCATGTCCGCCCCGTGAATGGATGATCAAATGTGATGGATCCCGACCGCCGGCCGGGATCCGCTGTGGTCGCTGAATCAGCGGCCTTCGAACACGACGAAGCAGGCGCCCTGGCTCTGGGTGTAGGCGTCGTAACCGACGAGGCGCACGTGGTGGTCGGGGTAGGCCCGGTGGCAGGACTCCAGTTCGTTGACGATCACACCGAGATCCTTCTCACCGAAGAAGGGCAGCTTCCAGTACGACCAGTAGGTGGCCATGGAGCGGCTGGGGTGGACGTGCTCGACCAGGGGACTCCAGCCCTGGGCAATGATGTAGGCGATCTGGTCGTAGATCTCGTCCTGGGTCATCGGCGGGAGGAAGCCGAAGGTCTCCAGGGTGGCGACTGTTTGATAGTCACCCACGGTGCTCTTGAAGGGCATGGGGATCCTTGTGGGGAATGGGTTGGGGAACCCGGCCCCGCCGAGCGTGGGTGGGAGCACCCTCGGTCAGCGGTGGCAGGGCATGGGGCCGGAATGTCGGATCAGCCGACGTCGAGCTTGTCGACGGTGTCGAACTCGAACTTGATTTCCTTCCAGGTCTCGAGGGCGATGGCCAGCTCGGGGCTGTGCTTGGCGGCTTCCGTGAGGATGTCGCGGCCTTCCTTCTCGATCTCGCGGCCGGCGTTGCGGGCCTTGACGCAGGCTTCGAGGGCCACCCGGTTGGCGGCGGCGCCGGCGGCCGAACCCCAGGGGTGACCGTGGGTGCCACCACCGAACTGGAGCACGGAGTCGTCACCGAAGATGGCGACCAGGGCGGGCATGTGCCACACGTGGATGCCGCCGGAGGCCACGGCGAAGACGCCGGGCATCGAACCCCAGTCCTGATCGAAGAAGTTGCCGCGGGTGCGGTCTTCGGGAATGAAGGATTCGCGCAGCTGGTCGATGAAGCCCAGGGTGGTCTGACGGTCACCCTCGAGCTTGCCCACCACGGTGCCGGTGTGCAGCTGGTCGCCGCCGGAGAGGCGCAGGCACTTGGCCAGCACCCGGAAGTGGATGCCGTGCTTGGGATGGCGGTCGATCACCGCGTGCATGGCGCGGTGGATGTGGAGCAGCATGCCGTTCTTGCGGCACCACTTCGACAGACCGGTGTTGGCGGTGAAGCCACCGGTGATGTAGTCGTGCATGATGATCGGCTGCCCGAGTTCCTTGGCGAACTCGGCCCGCTCGTACATCTCCTCGGGAGTGGCGGCGGTGCAGTTGAGGTAGTGCCCCTTCTTCTCGCCGGTTTCTTCCTGGGCAAGCTGGACGGCTTCGGCCACGAACTCAAAACGGTTCTGCCAGCGCTGGAAGGGCTGGGAGTTGATGTTCTCGTCGTCCTTGGTGAAGTCGAGACCGCCGCGGAGGCATTCGTAGACCACCCGGCCGTAGTTCTTGCCGGACAGGCCCAGCTTCGGCTTGATGGTGCAACCCAGCAGGGGACGGCCGTACTTGTTCATCCGGTCGCGTTCGACGTGGATGCCGTTCGGCGGGCCGGGGCAGGTCTTGATGAAGGCCATCGGGAAGCGGATGTCTTCCAGGCGCAGGTGGCGCAGGGCCTTGAAGCCGAACACGTTGCCCACCAGGGAGGTGAGCACGTTGGTCACGGAGCCTTCCTCAAACAGGTCGAGGGGGTAGGCGATGAACGCGTAGAAGGACTCCTTGTCACCAGGGACGTCTTCGATGCGGTAGCAGCGGCCCTTGTAGAAGTCGAGATCGGTGAGGAGCTCGGACCACACAGTGGACCAGGTGCCGGTGGAGGACTCGGCGGCCACGGCGGCAGCCACCTCTTCCTTGGGCACACCTTCCTGGCCGGTGCACTTGAAGCAGGCCAGCAGGTCGGTGTCGAGGGGGACGTAATCGGGAGTCCAGTAAGTGTCGCGGTACTCCTTGACCCCGGCGTCGTACTTCTTGCTCATGGGATTGTTCGGATGGGTTCGGATGGAAAACTCAGAGGGTCAGCCGACCGCTCAGTCCTTCGATCCCAGGCCGAAGCTGCTGTTCAGCGCCGGCTCCACCTCGCGGTGGGGACGGGCGATGATGTGGGCGGCCACCAGGCCGTCGCCCACCCGCTCGCAGGCATCGGCGCCGGCACGGACGGCGGCGTTCACGGCACCGGTTTCACCCCGCACCAGGACGGTCACGTAGCCGCCACCGACGAATTCGCGACCGATGAGGCGCACCTCGGCGGCTTTGGTCATGGCGTCCGCCGCTTCGATGGCGGGCACCAGACCGCGTGTCTCGATCATGCCGAGGGCGATGCCCATGGTTTCGTTTGCCATTACCTGCTCCTGGAGGAGGGGGGTGGAATGTTCGCCTGCAACCTTGCTCCTCCGTCAAACCCTCCGTCAAGCGATTGGGAGCCGGGCGGCCATCAAGGTTTTCGGATCGGCTGATAAGGGCAGCTGATCAGTGCAACACAAAAAGCAAGCTTTGCTTGATCGCCGCCGCGCTGCGCACCATCTCCGTCGGCCCGGCACCCGTCCCGGCGGCTCAGAGCGGCTCGGCGCTGGAGACGAAGCCCACCCCGCCGTAGCGCTTCAGCAGGGGTCGCAGGGCGGTGCCCACCGCGCCGAGCAGCTCGTCCTCCACGAACACGATCACGTGGGCATTGGCCCCCAGCCCGCTGAAATCCATCGCTTCGGAGATCTCACCCGAGGGACCCATGCCGGTGACATGCCGCATCACCGAATAGCCCTTCGCCCCGGCCGCAGTGATGGTGCGGCAGACACGGTTCAGTTCCCGCTCGCTGAGAAAGAGATCAATGCGCTTCATGGGAAGGGGGCGACGGGTCGGCAGGGGGGGGCGACGGTTCGGCGAGGGTCGGCCTGGGGGGGCCGGGTTCAGCCGAGCGGAATGAACTGGCGGGTCAGGGCCATGTAGAGCGGAATCCCGATCACCACATTGAAGGGGAAGGTGAGACCCAGGGCGGTGGAGATGTAGAGGCTGGGGTTCGCCTGCGGAACGGTCATGCGCATCGCCGCCGGCACGGCGATGTAGGAGGCGCTGGCGCAGAGCACCATGAACAGCAGGGTGTTTCCCTGGCTCAGGCCCAGAAGGGCGCTCACCAGCAGCCCCAGCAGGGCGTGCAGAGGAGGGGCCAGCAGGGAGAAGCCGATCAGGAACGCCCCCGCCTGCCTGAGGTCCCGCAATCGCTGGGCCGCGACGATGCCCATGTCGAGAAGGAAGAAACAGAGGGCTCCGTAGAAGAGTTTCTCCGTGAAGGGATCCATCTTCGCCAGACCGGCCGGACTGAAGGCCGCCACCACGTAACCAATCACCAGGCTGCCGATCAGCAGGTACACCGAGCCGTTCAGAAAGGCCTCCTGGAGAATCTCCTTCCAGCGCAGACTGCCGCCGCCGTTCTGTTGATCTCCGCCGATCTCCGCATCCTCCGCGGGGGCCGACAGCCTGGCCAGGATCACCCCCACCACGATCGCCGGTGATTCCATCAGCGCCAGCGCTGCCACCATGAAGCCGTCGAAGTTCACCTCAACGACGTTGAGGAAGCTTTCGGCGGTGATGAAGGTGACGGCACTGATCGAGCCGTAGGAG
This genomic stretch from Cyanobium gracile PCC 6307 harbors:
- a CDS encoding CsoS2 family carboxysome shell protein is translated as MARTTSREAALERRKALTNGGKKASAQFMSSPGRVRTAADAQRSRTEAVSPAPATPAPAPSPSRVSAAPRRGASTSLSSTSVSGHRSNAKPLANPSRNLVLERREALSRRGKRADTSSDRTRQEVMRATRPSAPATPAVVASPAPTAAPAAASSGLGASLANRNARTGERRNGTPKRTAQHNPSRAIVMARREALSKRGKSASAPTSSVAASVARQSNPDMSSRELAQKVRELKCKVGSAGSSRSGGSRPTGPRRGQAKIDAAADAHWKVGVSETVRGQVVTGTQANRSLKTTGNEASTCRPVTGTEYLGAEIFRTFCQSDPTPLQPAKVRVSATSHGNRVTGNEVGRSEKVTGDEPGTCKNVTGTEYISANQSTAWCGTTTPSPRKVGLTRTSAGRPVSGVIVERSERVTGNEPGAHRQLTGTQYVGDQSQVPGRAPAKVSSLHTLRGTGITGTHVGRSEHVTGDEPGSCRLVTGDEYIGTQQYEQFCGTKPAPEAPKVGFSVTNKALVVSGTRTGRSEKVTGDEPGTCKAVTGTPYAGMEQAGTWCSSDRLSEIRQRTPVRMGTVMTGIQPGIGGVMTGAERGACEDITGTPYIGGDQMAEACGAATREDADFPQPLSAQPWQQFSVQSPARAAQSARQRPGGVTGNSYEQGNRITGPFDMAADKVTGTEQFRFDRPSQERVRLRPPAAAAPVTVDEDARPTSRVTGEGISAGLNITGDDWDRGKHVTGTEGASARRRNPSRVGPMSAMPGFQNKRNEAVPEPTNKITGSSGSTSAGSLITVSGGARG
- a CDS encoding ribulose bisphosphate carboxylase small subunit, translating into MPFKSTVGDYQTVATLETFGFLPPMTQDEIYDQIAYIIAQGWSPLVEHVHPSRSMATYWSYWKLPFFGEKDLGVIVNELESCHRAYPDHHVRLVGYDAYTQSQGACFVVFEGR
- a CDS encoding form I ribulose bisphosphate carboxylase large subunit: MSKKYDAGVKEYRDTYWTPDYVPLDTDLLACFKCTGQEGVPKEEVAAAVAAESSTGTWSTVWSELLTDLDFYKGRCYRIEDVPGDKESFYAFIAYPLDLFEEGSVTNVLTSLVGNVFGFKALRHLRLEDIRFPMAFIKTCPGPPNGIHVERDRMNKYGRPLLGCTIKPKLGLSGKNYGRVVYECLRGGLDFTKDDENINSQPFQRWQNRFEFVAEAVQLAQEETGEKKGHYLNCTAATPEEMYERAEFAKELGQPIIMHDYITGGFTANTGLSKWCRKNGMLLHIHRAMHAVIDRHPKHGIHFRVLAKCLRLSGGDQLHTGTVVGKLEGDRQTTLGFIDQLRESFIPEDRTRGNFFDQDWGSMPGVFAVASGGIHVWHMPALVAIFGDDSVLQFGGGTHGHPWGSAAGAAANRVALEACVKARNAGREIEKEGRDILTEAAKHSPELAIALETWKEIKFEFDTVDKLDVG
- a CDS encoding BMC domain-containing protein — its product is MANETMGIALGMIETRGLVPAIEAADAMTKAAEVRLIGREFVGGGYVTVLVRGETGAVNAAVRAGADACERVGDGLVAAHIIARPHREVEPALNSSFGLGSKD
- a CDS encoding P-II family nitrogen regulator: MKRIDLFLSERELNRVCRTITAAGAKGYSVMRHVTGMGPSGEISEAMDFSGLGANAHVIVFVEDELLGAVGTALRPLLKRYGGVGFVSSAEPL
- a CDS encoding sodium-dependent bicarbonate transport family permease — encoded protein: MQSSLVLQNLLSAPVLFFFLGILGVLVGSDLEIPSPLPKLFSLYLLLAIGFKGGMELAHSGLGPQVLLTIGAAVAMSLLVPLTSFLFLRLRLDGYNAAAIAASYGSISAVTFITAESFLNVVEVNFDGFMVAALALMESPAIVVGVILARLSAPAEDAEIGGDQQNGGGSLRWKEILQEAFLNGSVYLLIGSLVIGYVVAAFSPAGLAKMDPFTEKLFYGALCFFLLDMGIVAAQRLRDLRQAGAFLIGFSLLAPPLHALLGLLVSALLGLSQGNTLLFMVLCASASYIAVPAAMRMTVPQANPSLYISTALGLTFPFNVVIGIPLYMALTRQFIPLG